In Glycine max cultivar Williams 82 chromosome 7, Glycine_max_v4.0, whole genome shotgun sequence, a single window of DNA contains:
- the LOC100809032 gene encoding NADP-specific glutamate dehydrogenase isoform X1, producing the protein MLFPTSGVRMNSAMDDMNLIQQTQRHHLVVREIGEEIDLEIGAGEDDPSFGSTTLIGAPMRESSVEEHGESKQMGMISQLPNDAQDMSKTQQGKRKKKVVKRWREEWADTYKWAYVDVKDGTPRIFCSVCREYGRKHRRNPYGNEGSRNMQMSALEEHNNSLLHKEALRLQMASKDKIVVDKPVYVKVAMSKTAGSILEATLKRDPHEVEFIQAVQEAVQALERVIAKNSRYINIMERLLEPERMIVFRVSWVDDRGGTCVNRGFRVQFNQSMGPCRGGIRFHPSMNLSVAKFLGFEQTLKNALSPYKLGGAAGGSDFDPKGKSDNEIMRFCQSFMSEMYRYLGPDKDLPSEEMGVGTREMGYLFGQYRRLAGHFQGSFTGPRIFWSGSSLRPEATGYGLVFFAQLMLADMNKELKGLRCAVSGSGKIAMHVLEKLIAYGALPISVSDSRGYLVDEDGFDYMKISFLRDIKAQQRSLRDYSKTYARSKYYDEAKPWSERCDVAFACTSQNEIDQSDAINLVNSGCRILVEGSNMPCTPEAVQILRKASVLIAPAMAAGAGGVVAGELELNHECSLMHWSPEDFESKLQEAMKQTYQRAMKAATDFGYQKESPEALVHGAVISAFLTIAQAMTDQGSI; encoded by the exons ATGTTGTTTCCAACCAGTGGAGTAAGGATGAATTCTGCAATGGATGATATGAATTTGATTCAGCAAACCCAGAGACATCACTTGGTTGTGAGGGAGATTGGCGAGGAGATTGATTTAGAAATAGGAGCTGGGGAGGATGACCCGTCATTTGGTAGCACTACTCTGATTGGTGCACCGATGCGGGAATCTTCTGTAGAAGAACATGGTGAGAGCAAGCAGATGGGGATGATTTCTCAGCTTCCTAATGATGCTCAAGATATGTCCAAGACCCAacaagggaaaaggaagaaaaaggttGTTAAAAGATGGAGAGAAGAATGGGCAGACACCTATAAGTGGGCTTATGTTGATGTGAAGGATGGTACACCGAGGATTTTCTGCTCTGTCTGCAGGGAGTACGGTCGGAAGCATAGAAGAAATCCTTATGGGAATGAGGGCAGTCGTAATATGCAGATGAGTGCCCTGGAAGAACACAACAACAGTTTGCTTCACAAAGAGGCTCTTCGTCTTCAAATGGCCTCCAAAGATAAAATTGTGGTCGACAAGCCTGTTTATGTAAAAG TTGCCATGTCAAAAACAGCAGGATCAATTCTTGAAGCTACACTAAAAAGGGATCCTCATGAGGTTGAATTCATTCAGGCAGTCCAAGAAGCAGTTCAAGCCCTTGAAAGAGTCATAGCAAAAAATTCTCG TTATATTAACATCATGGAGCGCTTATTGGAACCTGAACGAATGATTGTTTTTCGAGTTTCATGGGTGGATGATAGGGGTGGGACATGTGTGAATCGGGGCTTTAGGGTACAGTTTAACCAGTCAATGGGTCCATGTAGGGGTGGTATTCGTTTTCATCCATCAATGAATTTAAGTGTTGCCAAGTTCCTTGGTTTTGAACAG ACTTTAAAGAATGCCTTATCACCATACAAATTAGGAGGAGCAGCTGGTGGAAGTGATTTCGATCCAAAAGGAAAAAGTGATAATGAG ATTATGCGATTCTGCCAAAGTTTCATGAGCGAAATGTATCGCTACCTGGGGCCTGACAAG GACCTTCCGTCTGAGGAAATGGGTGTTGGTACTCGAGAAATGGGGTATCTTTTTGGACAGTATAGGCGTCTAGCAGGTCATTTTCAG GGAAGCTTTACAGGGCCAAGGATATTTTGGTCTGGCTCCAGTCTTCGACCTGAAGCTACTGGCTATGGGCtg GTTTTCTTTGCCCAGCTCATGCTTGCTGACATGAATAAAGAACTTAAAGGATTAag ATGTGCTGTGAGTGGTTCTGGAAAGATTGCAATGCATGTCTTAGAGAAGCTAATTGCTTATGGTGCTCTTCCCATTTCAGTATCAg ATTCTAGAGGATATTTGGTTGATGAGGATGGATTTGACTAcatgaaaatatcatttttgagAGACATCAAAGCTCAACAAAGAAGTTTACG AGACTATTCAAAGACCTATGCTCGGTCCAAATATTATGATGAAGCAAAACCATGGAGTGAAAGGTGTGATGTTGCATTTGCTTGTACTTCACAGAATGAAATTGATCAATCTGATGCCATTAATTTGGTTAATTCAGGTTGTCGTATACTAGTAGAAG GTTCAAACATGCCTTGTACCCCTGAGGCAGTTCAGATTCTTAGGAAAGCTAGTGTTCTCATTGCTCCTGCAATGGCTGCCGGTGCTGGAGGg GTTGTGGCTGGAGAACTTGAACTGAATCATGAATGCAGTTTGATGCACTGGTCACCGGAGGACTTTGAATCTAAATTGCAG GAAGCTATGAAGCAGACTTATCAGAGGGCTATGAAAGCTGCAACTGACTttggttatcaaaaagaaagtcCTGA GGCTTTGGTACATGGAGCAGTCATCTCTGCCTTTCTAACCATTGCTCAAGCCATGACTGATCAAGGCTCTATATAG
- the LOC100809032 gene encoding NADP-specific glutamate dehydrogenase isoform X2 yields the protein MLFPTSGVRMNSAMDDMNLIQQTQRHHLVVREIGEEIDLEIGAGEDDPSFGSTTLIGAPMRESSVEEHGESKQMGMISQLPNDAQDMSKTQQGKRKKKVVKRWREEWADTYKWAYVDVKDGTPRIFCSVCREYGRKHRRNPYGNEGSRNMQMSALEEHNNSLLHKEALRLQMASKDKIVVDKPVYVKAGSILEATLKRDPHEVEFIQAVQEAVQALERVIAKNSRYINIMERLLEPERMIVFRVSWVDDRGGTCVNRGFRVQFNQSMGPCRGGIRFHPSMNLSVAKFLGFEQTLKNALSPYKLGGAAGGSDFDPKGKSDNEIMRFCQSFMSEMYRYLGPDKDLPSEEMGVGTREMGYLFGQYRRLAGHFQGSFTGPRIFWSGSSLRPEATGYGLVFFAQLMLADMNKELKGLRCAVSGSGKIAMHVLEKLIAYGALPISVSDSRGYLVDEDGFDYMKISFLRDIKAQQRSLRDYSKTYARSKYYDEAKPWSERCDVAFACTSQNEIDQSDAINLVNSGCRILVEGSNMPCTPEAVQILRKASVLIAPAMAAGAGGVVAGELELNHECSLMHWSPEDFESKLQEAMKQTYQRAMKAATDFGYQKESPEALVHGAVISAFLTIAQAMTDQGSI from the exons ATGTTGTTTCCAACCAGTGGAGTAAGGATGAATTCTGCAATGGATGATATGAATTTGATTCAGCAAACCCAGAGACATCACTTGGTTGTGAGGGAGATTGGCGAGGAGATTGATTTAGAAATAGGAGCTGGGGAGGATGACCCGTCATTTGGTAGCACTACTCTGATTGGTGCACCGATGCGGGAATCTTCTGTAGAAGAACATGGTGAGAGCAAGCAGATGGGGATGATTTCTCAGCTTCCTAATGATGCTCAAGATATGTCCAAGACCCAacaagggaaaaggaagaaaaaggttGTTAAAAGATGGAGAGAAGAATGGGCAGACACCTATAAGTGGGCTTATGTTGATGTGAAGGATGGTACACCGAGGATTTTCTGCTCTGTCTGCAGGGAGTACGGTCGGAAGCATAGAAGAAATCCTTATGGGAATGAGGGCAGTCGTAATATGCAGATGAGTGCCCTGGAAGAACACAACAACAGTTTGCTTCACAAAGAGGCTCTTCGTCTTCAAATGGCCTCCAAAGATAAAATTGTGGTCGACAAGCCTGTTTATGTAAAAG CAGGATCAATTCTTGAAGCTACACTAAAAAGGGATCCTCATGAGGTTGAATTCATTCAGGCAGTCCAAGAAGCAGTTCAAGCCCTTGAAAGAGTCATAGCAAAAAATTCTCG TTATATTAACATCATGGAGCGCTTATTGGAACCTGAACGAATGATTGTTTTTCGAGTTTCATGGGTGGATGATAGGGGTGGGACATGTGTGAATCGGGGCTTTAGGGTACAGTTTAACCAGTCAATGGGTCCATGTAGGGGTGGTATTCGTTTTCATCCATCAATGAATTTAAGTGTTGCCAAGTTCCTTGGTTTTGAACAG ACTTTAAAGAATGCCTTATCACCATACAAATTAGGAGGAGCAGCTGGTGGAAGTGATTTCGATCCAAAAGGAAAAAGTGATAATGAG ATTATGCGATTCTGCCAAAGTTTCATGAGCGAAATGTATCGCTACCTGGGGCCTGACAAG GACCTTCCGTCTGAGGAAATGGGTGTTGGTACTCGAGAAATGGGGTATCTTTTTGGACAGTATAGGCGTCTAGCAGGTCATTTTCAG GGAAGCTTTACAGGGCCAAGGATATTTTGGTCTGGCTCCAGTCTTCGACCTGAAGCTACTGGCTATGGGCtg GTTTTCTTTGCCCAGCTCATGCTTGCTGACATGAATAAAGAACTTAAAGGATTAag ATGTGCTGTGAGTGGTTCTGGAAAGATTGCAATGCATGTCTTAGAGAAGCTAATTGCTTATGGTGCTCTTCCCATTTCAGTATCAg ATTCTAGAGGATATTTGGTTGATGAGGATGGATTTGACTAcatgaaaatatcatttttgagAGACATCAAAGCTCAACAAAGAAGTTTACG AGACTATTCAAAGACCTATGCTCGGTCCAAATATTATGATGAAGCAAAACCATGGAGTGAAAGGTGTGATGTTGCATTTGCTTGTACTTCACAGAATGAAATTGATCAATCTGATGCCATTAATTTGGTTAATTCAGGTTGTCGTATACTAGTAGAAG GTTCAAACATGCCTTGTACCCCTGAGGCAGTTCAGATTCTTAGGAAAGCTAGTGTTCTCATTGCTCCTGCAATGGCTGCCGGTGCTGGAGGg GTTGTGGCTGGAGAACTTGAACTGAATCATGAATGCAGTTTGATGCACTGGTCACCGGAGGACTTTGAATCTAAATTGCAG GAAGCTATGAAGCAGACTTATCAGAGGGCTATGAAAGCTGCAACTGACTttggttatcaaaaagaaagtcCTGA GGCTTTGGTACATGGAGCAGTCATCTCTGCCTTTCTAACCATTGCTCAAGCCATGACTGATCAAGGCTCTATATAG
- the LOC100809032 gene encoding NADP-specific glutamate dehydrogenase isoform X3 has product MLFPTSGVRMNSAMDDMNLIQQTQRHHLVVREIGEEIDLEIGAGEDDPSFGSTTLIGAPMRESSVEEHGESKQMGMISQLPNDAQDMSKTQQGKRKKKVVKRWREEWADTYKWAYVDVKDGTPRIFCSVCREYGRKHRRNPYGNEGSRNMQMSALEEHNNSLLHKEALRLQMASKDKIVVDKPVYVKGSILEATLKRDPHEVEFIQAVQEAVQALERVIAKNSRYINIMERLLEPERMIVFRVSWVDDRGGTCVNRGFRVQFNQSMGPCRGGIRFHPSMNLSVAKFLGFEQTLKNALSPYKLGGAAGGSDFDPKGKSDNEIMRFCQSFMSEMYRYLGPDKDLPSEEMGVGTREMGYLFGQYRRLAGHFQGSFTGPRIFWSGSSLRPEATGYGLVFFAQLMLADMNKELKGLRCAVSGSGKIAMHVLEKLIAYGALPISVSDSRGYLVDEDGFDYMKISFLRDIKAQQRSLRDYSKTYARSKYYDEAKPWSERCDVAFACTSQNEIDQSDAINLVNSGCRILVEGSNMPCTPEAVQILRKASVLIAPAMAAGAGGVVAGELELNHECSLMHWSPEDFESKLQEAMKQTYQRAMKAATDFGYQKESPEALVHGAVISAFLTIAQAMTDQGSI; this is encoded by the exons ATGTTGTTTCCAACCAGTGGAGTAAGGATGAATTCTGCAATGGATGATATGAATTTGATTCAGCAAACCCAGAGACATCACTTGGTTGTGAGGGAGATTGGCGAGGAGATTGATTTAGAAATAGGAGCTGGGGAGGATGACCCGTCATTTGGTAGCACTACTCTGATTGGTGCACCGATGCGGGAATCTTCTGTAGAAGAACATGGTGAGAGCAAGCAGATGGGGATGATTTCTCAGCTTCCTAATGATGCTCAAGATATGTCCAAGACCCAacaagggaaaaggaagaaaaaggttGTTAAAAGATGGAGAGAAGAATGGGCAGACACCTATAAGTGGGCTTATGTTGATGTGAAGGATGGTACACCGAGGATTTTCTGCTCTGTCTGCAGGGAGTACGGTCGGAAGCATAGAAGAAATCCTTATGGGAATGAGGGCAGTCGTAATATGCAGATGAGTGCCCTGGAAGAACACAACAACAGTTTGCTTCACAAAGAGGCTCTTCGTCTTCAAATGGCCTCCAAAGATAAAATTGTGGTCGACAAGCCTGTTTATGTAAAAG GATCAATTCTTGAAGCTACACTAAAAAGGGATCCTCATGAGGTTGAATTCATTCAGGCAGTCCAAGAAGCAGTTCAAGCCCTTGAAAGAGTCATAGCAAAAAATTCTCG TTATATTAACATCATGGAGCGCTTATTGGAACCTGAACGAATGATTGTTTTTCGAGTTTCATGGGTGGATGATAGGGGTGGGACATGTGTGAATCGGGGCTTTAGGGTACAGTTTAACCAGTCAATGGGTCCATGTAGGGGTGGTATTCGTTTTCATCCATCAATGAATTTAAGTGTTGCCAAGTTCCTTGGTTTTGAACAG ACTTTAAAGAATGCCTTATCACCATACAAATTAGGAGGAGCAGCTGGTGGAAGTGATTTCGATCCAAAAGGAAAAAGTGATAATGAG ATTATGCGATTCTGCCAAAGTTTCATGAGCGAAATGTATCGCTACCTGGGGCCTGACAAG GACCTTCCGTCTGAGGAAATGGGTGTTGGTACTCGAGAAATGGGGTATCTTTTTGGACAGTATAGGCGTCTAGCAGGTCATTTTCAG GGAAGCTTTACAGGGCCAAGGATATTTTGGTCTGGCTCCAGTCTTCGACCTGAAGCTACTGGCTATGGGCtg GTTTTCTTTGCCCAGCTCATGCTTGCTGACATGAATAAAGAACTTAAAGGATTAag ATGTGCTGTGAGTGGTTCTGGAAAGATTGCAATGCATGTCTTAGAGAAGCTAATTGCTTATGGTGCTCTTCCCATTTCAGTATCAg ATTCTAGAGGATATTTGGTTGATGAGGATGGATTTGACTAcatgaaaatatcatttttgagAGACATCAAAGCTCAACAAAGAAGTTTACG AGACTATTCAAAGACCTATGCTCGGTCCAAATATTATGATGAAGCAAAACCATGGAGTGAAAGGTGTGATGTTGCATTTGCTTGTACTTCACAGAATGAAATTGATCAATCTGATGCCATTAATTTGGTTAATTCAGGTTGTCGTATACTAGTAGAAG GTTCAAACATGCCTTGTACCCCTGAGGCAGTTCAGATTCTTAGGAAAGCTAGTGTTCTCATTGCTCCTGCAATGGCTGCCGGTGCTGGAGGg GTTGTGGCTGGAGAACTTGAACTGAATCATGAATGCAGTTTGATGCACTGGTCACCGGAGGACTTTGAATCTAAATTGCAG GAAGCTATGAAGCAGACTTATCAGAGGGCTATGAAAGCTGCAACTGACTttggttatcaaaaagaaagtcCTGA GGCTTTGGTACATGGAGCAGTCATCTCTGCCTTTCTAACCATTGCTCAAGCCATGACTGATCAAGGCTCTATATAG
- the LOC100809032 gene encoding NADP-specific glutamate dehydrogenase isoform X4, with the protein MNSAMDDMNLIQQTQRHHLVVREIGEEIDLEIGAGEDDPSFGSTTLIGAPMRESSVEEHGESKQMGMISQLPNDAQDMSKTQQGKRKKKVVKRWREEWADTYKWAYVDVKDGTPRIFCSVCREYGRKHRRNPYGNEGSRNMQMSALEEHNNSLLHKEALRLQMASKDKIVVDKPVYVKVAMSKTAGSILEATLKRDPHEVEFIQAVQEAVQALERVIAKNSRYINIMERLLEPERMIVFRVSWVDDRGGTCVNRGFRVQFNQSMGPCRGGIRFHPSMNLSVAKFLGFEQTLKNALSPYKLGGAAGGSDFDPKGKSDNEIMRFCQSFMSEMYRYLGPDKDLPSEEMGVGTREMGYLFGQYRRLAGHFQGSFTGPRIFWSGSSLRPEATGYGLVFFAQLMLADMNKELKGLRCAVSGSGKIAMHVLEKLIAYGALPISVSDSRGYLVDEDGFDYMKISFLRDIKAQQRSLRDYSKTYARSKYYDEAKPWSERCDVAFACTSQNEIDQSDAINLVNSGCRILVEGSNMPCTPEAVQILRKASVLIAPAMAAGAGGVVAGELELNHECSLMHWSPEDFESKLQEAMKQTYQRAMKAATDFGYQKESPEALVHGAVISAFLTIAQAMTDQGSI; encoded by the exons ATGAATTCTGCAATGGATGATATGAATTTGATTCAGCAAACCCAGAGACATCACTTGGTTGTGAGGGAGATTGGCGAGGAGATTGATTTAGAAATAGGAGCTGGGGAGGATGACCCGTCATTTGGTAGCACTACTCTGATTGGTGCACCGATGCGGGAATCTTCTGTAGAAGAACATGGTGAGAGCAAGCAGATGGGGATGATTTCTCAGCTTCCTAATGATGCTCAAGATATGTCCAAGACCCAacaagggaaaaggaagaaaaaggttGTTAAAAGATGGAGAGAAGAATGGGCAGACACCTATAAGTGGGCTTATGTTGATGTGAAGGATGGTACACCGAGGATTTTCTGCTCTGTCTGCAGGGAGTACGGTCGGAAGCATAGAAGAAATCCTTATGGGAATGAGGGCAGTCGTAATATGCAGATGAGTGCCCTGGAAGAACACAACAACAGTTTGCTTCACAAAGAGGCTCTTCGTCTTCAAATGGCCTCCAAAGATAAAATTGTGGTCGACAAGCCTGTTTATGTAAAAG TTGCCATGTCAAAAACAGCAGGATCAATTCTTGAAGCTACACTAAAAAGGGATCCTCATGAGGTTGAATTCATTCAGGCAGTCCAAGAAGCAGTTCAAGCCCTTGAAAGAGTCATAGCAAAAAATTCTCG TTATATTAACATCATGGAGCGCTTATTGGAACCTGAACGAATGATTGTTTTTCGAGTTTCATGGGTGGATGATAGGGGTGGGACATGTGTGAATCGGGGCTTTAGGGTACAGTTTAACCAGTCAATGGGTCCATGTAGGGGTGGTATTCGTTTTCATCCATCAATGAATTTAAGTGTTGCCAAGTTCCTTGGTTTTGAACAG ACTTTAAAGAATGCCTTATCACCATACAAATTAGGAGGAGCAGCTGGTGGAAGTGATTTCGATCCAAAAGGAAAAAGTGATAATGAG ATTATGCGATTCTGCCAAAGTTTCATGAGCGAAATGTATCGCTACCTGGGGCCTGACAAG GACCTTCCGTCTGAGGAAATGGGTGTTGGTACTCGAGAAATGGGGTATCTTTTTGGACAGTATAGGCGTCTAGCAGGTCATTTTCAG GGAAGCTTTACAGGGCCAAGGATATTTTGGTCTGGCTCCAGTCTTCGACCTGAAGCTACTGGCTATGGGCtg GTTTTCTTTGCCCAGCTCATGCTTGCTGACATGAATAAAGAACTTAAAGGATTAag ATGTGCTGTGAGTGGTTCTGGAAAGATTGCAATGCATGTCTTAGAGAAGCTAATTGCTTATGGTGCTCTTCCCATTTCAGTATCAg ATTCTAGAGGATATTTGGTTGATGAGGATGGATTTGACTAcatgaaaatatcatttttgagAGACATCAAAGCTCAACAAAGAAGTTTACG AGACTATTCAAAGACCTATGCTCGGTCCAAATATTATGATGAAGCAAAACCATGGAGTGAAAGGTGTGATGTTGCATTTGCTTGTACTTCACAGAATGAAATTGATCAATCTGATGCCATTAATTTGGTTAATTCAGGTTGTCGTATACTAGTAGAAG GTTCAAACATGCCTTGTACCCCTGAGGCAGTTCAGATTCTTAGGAAAGCTAGTGTTCTCATTGCTCCTGCAATGGCTGCCGGTGCTGGAGGg GTTGTGGCTGGAGAACTTGAACTGAATCATGAATGCAGTTTGATGCACTGGTCACCGGAGGACTTTGAATCTAAATTGCAG GAAGCTATGAAGCAGACTTATCAGAGGGCTATGAAAGCTGCAACTGACTttggttatcaaaaagaaagtcCTGA GGCTTTGGTACATGGAGCAGTCATCTCTGCCTTTCTAACCATTGCTCAAGCCATGACTGATCAAGGCTCTATATAG